A genomic window from Treponema maltophilum ATCC 51939 includes:
- a CDS encoding AraC family transcriptional regulator has product MIEKAPLQFYYYGYEKCDPGHSFGPAVRVHYVLHFIVNGKGVLHAGEQIYTVCKNQMFLIRPQEVCFYEADNEQPWEYLWFAFDGKEADRLIKLFFLNEDTYVKTACETEKLEIFLKTALMRFQGSLCSQTELNGWCYLFFSCFKQKMEKEVQSSEKRYLSAALTYIRYNYMYDINIDQISMYLGIDRTYLYKIVKKYTAYSPKVYLTLCRIEAAKDMLRYSEYAITEIAFACGFHDSSGFCKVFRLYEKQTPSQYRRSCEK; this is encoded by the coding sequence ATGATAGAAAAAGCGCCCTTGCAGTTTTATTATTACGGTTATGAAAAATGCGATCCGGGACACTCGTTTGGACCTGCCGTACGCGTACACTATGTGCTTCATTTTATTGTAAACGGGAAAGGAGTGCTGCATGCAGGAGAGCAAATCTATACCGTATGTAAAAATCAAATGTTTTTAATACGACCGCAAGAAGTTTGTTTTTATGAAGCAGACAACGAGCAACCGTGGGAATACTTATGGTTTGCTTTTGATGGAAAAGAAGCGGATCGGCTGATTAAACTATTTTTCCTCAATGAAGACACTTATGTAAAAACGGCATGTGAAACTGAAAAATTGGAAATATTTTTAAAGACGGCGCTTATGCGATTTCAGGGTTCTCTGTGCTCGCAAACGGAGTTAAACGGTTGGTGCTATTTATTTTTTTCCTGTTTTAAGCAAAAAATGGAAAAAGAAGTGCAAAGCAGCGAAAAAAGATATTTATCCGCCGCGCTCACGTATATCCGTTATAATTATATGTATGATATAAACATAGATCAAATAAGCATGTATTTGGGTATCGATAGAACTTATTTGTATAAAATAGTAAAAAAATACACGGCATATTCACCGAAAGTGTATTTAACCCTGTGCAGGATTGAGGCTGCAAAAGATATGCTACGATATTCCGAATATGCCATAACCGAAATTGCTTTTGCATGCGGGTTTCACGACAGTTCCGGTTTTTGCAAAGTGTTCCGTTTGTATGAAAAGCAAACGCCGTCGCAGTACCGCCGCAGCTGCGAAAAATAA
- a CDS encoding ABC transporter ATP-binding protein: MSYFEVRGLRKTWPGIRIEFSCSIEKGCMLGIAGRSGSGKSTVLRLIAGLLEPDVCKKGEEKGTITLAGKDIQNLAPAKRSIGMVFQSAALFPHLRVDDNVAYGLRCLSHLRGGLPKKQSRIRAAEFLAEFGLEGFAERYPDSLSGGEAQRVSLARTLIVRPDLVLFDEPFSSLDAPLRKKLAADIRSLQKKIGFTGIVVTHDIEEAKFMCDDITVLRRGSQIWTGKPQDFGEELL; the protein is encoded by the coding sequence ATGAGTTATTTTGAAGTTCGCGGCCTGCGAAAAACCTGGCCGGGTATACGCATAGAATTTTCCTGTTCAATCGAAAAAGGATGCATGCTCGGAATTGCCGGACGTTCCGGTAGCGGAAAGTCCACCGTATTACGGCTCATAGCCGGCTTGCTTGAACCGGACGTTTGCAAAAAAGGCGAAGAAAAAGGTACAATCACGCTTGCGGGAAAAGACATTCAAAACCTTGCACCGGCAAAACGTTCGATCGGCATGGTATTCCAAAGCGCGGCGCTCTTTCCGCACTTGCGCGTCGACGACAACGTTGCCTACGGCCTACGCTGTCTTTCCCATTTGCGGGGCGGACTTCCAAAAAAACAAAGCAGAATACGCGCCGCCGAATTTCTTGCCGAATTCGGTTTGGAAGGCTTTGCCGAGCGCTACCCTGATTCGCTTTCGGGCGGCGAAGCTCAGCGCGTAAGTCTTGCGCGCACCCTCATCGTCCGGCCGGATTTGGTCCTGTTCGATGAACCCTTTTCGAGCCTCGACGCCCCGCTGCGGAAAAAACTTGCCGCCGACATCCGCTCATTGCAAAAAAAAATCGGCTTTACCGGCATCGTCGTAACGCACGACATAGAAGAAGCAAAGTTCATGTGCGACGATATAACCGTCTTGCGCCGCGGCAGCCAAATCTGGACCGGCAAACCGCAAGACTTCGGCGAAGAGCTTTTGTAA
- a CDS encoding ABC transporter permease, producing the protein MLFKAFRRIAAAGSVAIFVLLCAFFLLALGAALTPLASGAQSASPFSLVSVMRPAWYTIKIAAVSTGIAVAFGLAAAFFTANRTFPGRRFLLALSAVPLSVPTLLIALGFVSVFGMHGSANRLFAAAARAAGADVQNAPLSFLYSFWGIVIVQGFYNFPLVMRLCSDVWQRLRPDEADAARLLGASEWKVFRSVTLYQLAPAIASSAMLVFLYCFFSFIIVLLFGSAGGTTLEVAVYRSVRSSLDLKQGAAFALCETLLAFLFVSLYSRFELSGRRSSGITGKSETAPRRPLKAGMEAVFFAAVFIPVVLFFLWPFFSVLGGAFKYKNAFSFGTFGTLFSRPSFWFSLRNTLIASSATAAVSVAGACAASFFIHAIDPFKTKIGFRLVPILPMAVSSVVLGFGIIVLVRKGSPLLLIGAQSALLWPLAFRYISSALDRIPLSMLNAARLLSADPLDCVFRIQLPLIHRTLISAFGFCFAAASAEASLPLMLSVPHFETLALFTYRLAGAYRFNEACAAGCILGLLSIGFFILGDRLK; encoded by the coding sequence ATGTTGTTTAAAGCTTTCCGCCGCATTGCCGCGGCCGGAAGCGTTGCAATCTTTGTTCTGCTTTGCGCGTTTTTTTTGCTTGCCTTGGGCGCGGCTCTCACGCCCTTGGCAAGCGGCGCACAAAGCGCTTCTCCGTTTTCCCTCGTATCCGTGATGCGGCCCGCTTGGTACACGATAAAGATTGCGGCCGTATCGACCGGTATTGCCGTCGCGTTTGGACTTGCAGCCGCTTTTTTTACCGCAAACCGCACCTTTCCCGGCAGACGCTTTTTGCTTGCTTTATCGGCGGTACCGCTTTCGGTTCCGACCCTTTTGATAGCGCTGGGCTTTGTGTCGGTGTTCGGCATGCACGGCAGCGCGAACAGGCTTTTTGCAGCCGCCGCAAGAGCCGCAGGCGCCGATGTGCAAAATGCGCCGCTTTCTTTTTTGTATTCGTTTTGGGGAATCGTCATCGTACAGGGATTTTATAATTTTCCGCTCGTCATGCGTTTGTGCAGCGATGTATGGCAGCGACTGCGGCCGGATGAAGCGGATGCCGCCCGCCTCCTCGGTGCATCGGAATGGAAGGTGTTCCGCTCCGTTACGCTGTACCAGCTTGCACCGGCTATCGCCTCTTCGGCCATGCTTGTTTTTTTGTATTGCTTTTTCAGTTTTATCATCGTGCTGCTGTTCGGGTCGGCGGGCGGCACTACGCTGGAAGTCGCCGTGTACCGTTCCGTCCGCAGTTCGCTCGATTTAAAACAGGGTGCCGCTTTTGCGCTGTGCGAAACGCTGCTGGCGTTTTTATTCGTTTCTCTGTACAGCCGTTTTGAACTGTCCGGCAGACGAAGCAGCGGCATCACGGGAAAAAGCGAAACGGCGCCGCGTCGCCCGCTCAAAGCCGGCATGGAAGCCGTATTTTTTGCAGCAGTTTTTATACCGGTTGTTTTATTTTTTTTATGGCCGTTTTTTTCCGTGCTCGGCGGCGCCTTCAAATACAAAAACGCTTTTTCGTTCGGAACATTCGGCACTTTATTTTCGCGTCCGTCGTTTTGGTTTTCTTTGCGGAACACGCTTATCGCTTCAAGCGCAACCGCAGCCGTTTCGGTCGCGGGAGCGTGTGCGGCATCCTTTTTCATTCATGCTATCGATCCGTTCAAAACGAAAATCGGCTTTCGGCTTGTGCCGATTTTACCCATGGCGGTTTCTTCGGTCGTTTTGGGCTTCGGCATAATAGTCCTTGTCAGGAAGGGCAGCCCGCTTCTTTTGATCGGCGCGCAAAGCGCTCTTTTGTGGCCGCTCGCGTTCCGCTATATATCTTCGGCGCTCGACAGAATTCCGCTTTCAATGCTCAATGCCGCGCGCCTTTTATCGGCCGATCCTTTGGACTGCGTTTTCCGCATACAGCTGCCGCTTATACATCGAACGCTCATTTCGGCCTTCGGGTTTTGCTTTGCAGCCGCAAGCGCCGAAGCTTCGCTGCCGCTTATGCTGTCGGTTCCGCACTTCGAAACGCTCGCGCTTTTTACGTACCGACTTGCAGGCGCTTACCGGTTTAACGAAGCGTGCGCAGCCGGCTGTATACTCGGACTTTTAAGCATCGGCTTTTTTATTTTGGGAGACAGATTAAAATGA
- a CDS encoding thiamine ABC transporter substrate-binding protein: MKTRLYILISSFIVFFSVAALLPAKGKGDVPQERSREVVVYAYDSFASDWGPGAELVKRFEEETGYKCTLVSAGDAVQVLTRAVLEKKAPQADVLIGIDGNMIEAAKKQGVLAPYKRALAEKLIPADLVPDKEWFVTPYDWSYFAFIYDTASSVSAPQTLSDLTKSAYAKKIILMDPRTSTPGLGFAAWTRAVFGDSYLEFWKALKPNILTMAPGWSEGYGLFTKGEAPLVISYTTSPAYHVEYDKTDRYQALIFPEGHIMQIEGAGLVKGAPNEKGGKAFLDFLIGEKAQSVLPLTQWMYPVNPAVVLPDCYRAAPKAGKALSVKASDLEKTVREITDLLAK; this comes from the coding sequence ATGAAGACTCGTCTTTATATTCTTATTTCATCTTTTATTGTATTTTTTTCGGTTGCCGCTCTTCTTCCCGCAAAGGGAAAAGGCGACGTTCCGCAAGAGCGCAGTCGCGAAGTCGTCGTTTATGCGTATGATTCGTTTGCCTCGGACTGGGGGCCGGGTGCGGAATTGGTTAAGCGTTTTGAGGAGGAAACGGGTTATAAGTGCACGCTCGTTTCGGCGGGAGATGCCGTTCAAGTGCTTACGCGCGCCGTCCTTGAAAAAAAAGCGCCGCAAGCCGACGTTTTAATCGGCATAGACGGCAACATGATCGAAGCGGCAAAAAAGCAAGGCGTTCTCGCCCCGTATAAAAGAGCGCTTGCCGAAAAGCTGATCCCGGCCGATTTGGTTCCGGACAAAGAGTGGTTCGTTACGCCCTACGATTGGAGCTATTTCGCTTTTATTTACGACACGGCATCTTCGGTGAGCGCCCCGCAAACTTTGTCCGATTTAACAAAAAGCGCTTACGCAAAAAAAATCATCCTGATGGATCCGCGCACTTCAACGCCCGGTTTGGGTTTTGCCGCATGGACACGGGCGGTTTTCGGCGACTCATATCTTGAATTTTGGAAAGCACTGAAGCCGAATATTTTAACGATGGCGCCCGGCTGGAGCGAAGGGTACGGCTTGTTCACAAAGGGAGAAGCGCCGCTTGTCATAAGCTATACGACGAGTCCCGCTTACCATGTCGAATACGATAAAACCGACCGCTATCAAGCGCTCATTTTTCCCGAAGGGCATATAATGCAGATTGAAGGCGCGGGCTTGGTAAAGGGCGCGCCGAACGAAAAGGGCGGTAAAGCTTTTTTGGATTTTTTAATCGGCGAAAAAGCCCAATCCGTACTGCCGCTTACCCAATGGATGTATCCGGTAAATCCGGCGGTTGTGCTGCCCGATTGCTATAGGGCCGCCCCGAAAGCCGGCAAAGCGCTTTCGGTAAAAGCTTCCGACCTTGAAAAAACGGTACGCGAAATTACCGATTTATTGGCAAAGTAA
- a CDS encoding TrmB family transcriptional regulator: MTDEMIFLLKNFGFTESESRVYIALLESGSCTGYEVSKISAVPRSKVYGVLESLVQKGAVVLTRRDKKIFYNAQPVSEVSDVIKKKVSENLTKLEEAAEKIGDPESNEDIWNLYSMDAVKIKIYKMLNDAAREICIQIWADELDARIEDCLVKKQKELGKVLVVLYDLSGKYQTKVKNVYKHGFEQEKLDELGNRWLIVTVDGRETLSASIKDNGKVDATYTKNSRMVFFAKEYTLHDAYSLKLIDHLKGQVTTEFGEDMKALRNVFSFSN; encoded by the coding sequence ATGACGGATGAAATGATTTTTTTGCTTAAAAACTTCGGATTTACCGAATCCGAAAGCAGGGTCTATATTGCATTGTTGGAAAGCGGTTCGTGTACGGGATACGAGGTAAGTAAAATTTCCGCCGTTCCCAGATCGAAAGTATACGGAGTGCTTGAGTCTCTGGTGCAAAAAGGAGCTGTTGTTTTAACAAGGCGTGATAAAAAGATTTTTTATAATGCACAGCCGGTTTCCGAAGTGTCGGATGTTATCAAAAAAAAAGTATCGGAAAACCTGACTAAGCTGGAAGAAGCTGCGGAAAAAATCGGCGATCCGGAATCGAATGAAGATATTTGGAATCTGTATTCGATGGATGCGGTAAAGATCAAAATATATAAAATGTTGAACGATGCAGCTCGGGAAATTTGCATTCAGATTTGGGCCGACGAGTTGGACGCGCGCATTGAAGACTGTCTTGTTAAAAAGCAAAAAGAGTTGGGCAAAGTACTTGTCGTATTATACGATTTGTCGGGAAAGTATCAAACAAAAGTAAAGAATGTATATAAGCACGGTTTTGAGCAGGAAAAACTTGACGAACTTGGGAACCGTTGGCTTATCGTAACGGTTGACGGAAGAGAGACCTTGTCCGCGAGCATCAAGGATAACGGAAAGGTCGACGCGACGTATACGAAAAACAGCCGCATGGTATTTTTTGCAAAAGAATACACGCTCCACGATGCTTACAGTCTTAAACTGATTGATCACTTAAAAGGACAGGTTACCACGGAATTCGGCGAAGATATGAAAGCGCTTCGCAATGTGTTCTCTTTTTCAAATTAA
- a CDS encoding ornithine cyclodeaminase family protein, whose product MKITVLNARQMSEVFSMKDAIQADKDALQLYSEGKSTIPLRANLDIKKYNGQTLYMYGYAEPAKASGVKIVSVYPDNIEKGLTSVPATMILVNCETGEVNCMMDGTHLTRIRTGAVAGAATDILARKDSKVFALFGTGGQAESQLEAVLNVRHIKLVKVFDINKERAKTFAEKMTQKFGSKFSVKIVPASSAADAVQDADVITAVTTASEPVFDGSLVKKGVHINGVGSYTPSMSEIDEKIIIGASKIYVDTNDAVKESGDLIKPIKKGVFSADKITGELGSVLSGKIPGRTSQDEITFFETTGSAVLDLVTGQRIYEKAVQAKIGSVIEI is encoded by the coding sequence ATGAAAATTACGGTTCTTAATGCGCGCCAAATGAGCGAAGTCTTTTCAATGAAGGATGCGATTCAGGCCGACAAAGATGCGCTGCAATTGTATTCCGAAGGAAAAAGCACTATTCCGCTTCGCGCAAATTTGGACATAAAAAAATACAACGGACAAACCTTGTATATGTACGGTTATGCGGAGCCTGCGAAGGCTTCGGGCGTTAAAATCGTTTCCGTATATCCGGATAATATCGAAAAGGGATTGACGAGCGTTCCCGCGACGATGATTTTAGTTAACTGTGAAACCGGCGAAGTAAACTGTATGATGGACGGTACGCACTTGACCAGAATCAGAACGGGAGCGGTCGCCGGAGCTGCAACGGATATTCTTGCCCGCAAAGACAGCAAAGTGTTCGCGCTTTTCGGAACCGGCGGGCAAGCCGAAAGTCAGTTGGAAGCTGTGTTAAACGTCCGGCACATTAAACTGGTAAAAGTGTTCGATATAAACAAAGAGCGCGCCAAAACCTTTGCCGAAAAAATGACGCAAAAATTCGGTTCGAAATTCTCCGTTAAAATCGTACCTGCCTCATCTGCGGCGGATGCGGTTCAAGACGCCGATGTAATCACGGCGGTAACGACTGCGAGCGAGCCCGTTTTTGACGGTTCTTTGGTAAAAAAAGGCGTTCATATAAACGGAGTCGGCTCCTATACTCCGTCGATGTCCGAAATCGATGAAAAAATCATCATCGGCGCTTCCAAGATATATGTCGACACGAACGATGCGGTAAAAGAGTCGGGCGATTTGATAAAGCCGATAAAAAAAGGCGTTTTCAGCGCCGATAAAATTACCGGCGAACTCGGTTCGGTACTGTCGGGGAAAATACCGGGCAGAACGTCGCAAGACGAAATCACCTTTTTCGAAACAACCGGCAGCGCGGTGCTCGACTTGGTAACCGGACAGCGCATATACGAAAAAGCCGTTCAGGCAAAAATCGGGAGCGTTATAGAAATATAG
- a CDS encoding YkvI family membrane protein, which produces MKKEIFKVANYTAATIAYLIGSGLASGQEIIQFFSSYGLVKSCLAALIMLSIFCCVTVVTIETGRKKRITEANNIYKVYCGKYLGTFFTWLTPLILFSIYAVMISGAGTLSAEYFSVPNRIGRLIMLVLSLGTVLAGFEKLVSVIAKIGHVIILIIIVLSVYSIAKTADWSAASSAAIGEYGFKQASPFWFLSGINYAAFCALTLYPFLAELGGKTNSKKEAVATGLFSSVVFFTIAMLINFSLLGNISVLAGKEMPAVFIADLLFPRVGGIVYSVILYSSIYTTAVPMLWTTCNRIAADDKSVKFKLCAVILAVTAYFIGGLPFSVLINFIYPYIGYVGIFVFACLVITVFRRRKSE; this is translated from the coding sequence ATGAAAAAAGAAATTTTTAAAGTAGCCAATTATACCGCCGCTACGATTGCGTACTTGATAGGGTCCGGTCTTGCAAGCGGGCAGGAAATAATACAGTTTTTTTCGTCCTACGGCTTGGTAAAAAGCTGTTTGGCGGCTCTTATTATGCTTTCAATATTTTGCTGTGTTACAGTGGTAACGATAGAAACCGGGCGAAAAAAACGAATTACGGAAGCGAATAATATATATAAGGTTTATTGCGGAAAGTATCTCGGGACTTTTTTTACATGGCTGACTCCGCTCATTCTTTTTTCGATTTATGCGGTAATGATTTCAGGAGCGGGAACTTTGTCGGCCGAATATTTTTCTGTGCCGAACAGAATCGGCCGTTTGATTATGCTTGTGTTGTCTTTGGGAACAGTTCTGGCCGGCTTTGAAAAACTCGTGAGCGTGATAGCCAAAATCGGCCATGTTATCATATTGATTATCATTGTGCTTTCCGTATACAGCATTGCAAAAACAGCCGACTGGTCTGCCGCTTCTTCCGCCGCCATAGGCGAATACGGTTTTAAACAAGCTTCTCCGTTTTGGTTTTTATCGGGGATCAATTATGCCGCTTTTTGCGCGCTGACGCTTTACCCTTTTCTTGCCGAATTGGGCGGTAAGACGAACAGCAAAAAGGAAGCGGTAGCGACGGGGTTGTTCAGCAGCGTTGTGTTCTTTACGATTGCAATGCTTATCAACTTCAGCCTTTTGGGTAATATTTCCGTCTTGGCCGGCAAAGAGATGCCTGCCGTATTTATTGCGGACTTGCTTTTTCCGCGTGTAGGCGGCATAGTTTATTCCGTTATTTTATATTCGAGCATATATACGACCGCCGTTCCCATGCTGTGGACAACTTGTAATAGAATTGCCGCCGATGATAAAAGCGTAAAATTTAAACTTTGCGCGGTGATTTTAGCCGTTACCGCTTATTTTATAGGCGGCTTACCGTTCAGCGTGCTCATTAATTTTATTTACCCGTACATAGGATATGTGGGAATCTTCGTGTTTGCATGTTTGGTAATTACCGTATTCCGGCGACGCAAAAGCGAATAA
- the era gene encoding GTPase Era: MSKTAVVAIIGRPSAGKSSFLNAAGNQKISIVSPHPQTTRNAVRGIVNTDKGQLVFIDTPGYHQSDKKLNLKLKGIAEEPLQTADLLLYVLDSTREAGSEEKLIASLLQPFSSKLVAAINKTDSCDSKPELCKLFIAEQLPSLGAARVFNISAKTGEGIDAVLAALYELAPEGEALYPEEYYTDQEVDFRIAEVIREQAVNRLRDELPHAVYVEIADMESRKDGRELWVRAFLVVERESQKGMVIGKGASLIKSIRVESIKALRRIFDYRIDLDLQVKVNKNWRQKDAVLTKILR, from the coding sequence ATGAGTAAAACAGCAGTCGTCGCGATAATCGGGCGCCCGTCCGCCGGAAAATCAAGTTTTTTAAATGCCGCAGGCAATCAAAAAATCTCGATTGTGTCGCCGCACCCGCAAACGACGCGCAATGCCGTGCGGGGCATTGTAAACACCGATAAGGGGCAGCTCGTGTTTATCGATACGCCCGGCTATCATCAATCCGACAAAAAACTGAACCTCAAACTCAAAGGTATTGCCGAAGAGCCGCTGCAAACGGCCGACCTCCTTTTATACGTTTTGGATTCGACGCGCGAAGCGGGGAGCGAAGAAAAACTCATTGCGTCGCTTTTGCAGCCTTTCAGCTCAAAGCTGGTTGCCGCAATAAATAAAACCGACAGCTGCGACTCGAAGCCGGAACTGTGCAAACTTTTTATAGCCGAACAGCTTCCCTCGCTCGGCGCGGCAAGAGTCTTTAACATTTCGGCAAAAACGGGTGAAGGGATCGACGCCGTTCTTGCCGCTTTGTATGAGCTTGCTCCGGAAGGAGAAGCGCTCTATCCCGAAGAATACTACACCGATCAGGAAGTCGACTTCCGCATTGCCGAAGTTATCCGCGAGCAAGCGGTCAACCGTTTGCGCGACGAACTGCCGCACGCAGTCTACGTGGAAATTGCCGATATGGAAAGCCGTAAAGACGGCAGGGAGTTGTGGGTGCGCGCCTTTTTGGTCGTTGAACGCGAAAGTCAAAAAGGCATGGTTATCGGCAAAGGCGCATCCTTAATCAAAAGCATCCGCGTTGAATCGATAAAGGCTTTACGCCGCATCTTCGATTACCGCATCGATTTGGATTTGCAGGTAAAAGTCAACAAAAACTGGCGCCAAAAAGACGCCGTACTGACAAAGATATTGCGGTAG
- the vapB gene encoding type II toxin-antitoxin system antitoxin VapB, protein METAKLFRNGGSQAVRLPKAYCFEGNDVLIQKAGEAVVLFPKNKEWEIFLQGLYGFTDDFLAEGRIQDEPQERAAL, encoded by the coding sequence ATGGAAACTGCAAAATTATTCCGTAACGGCGGAAGCCAGGCGGTTAGACTGCCGAAAGCATACTGCTTTGAAGGAAACGATGTTCTCATACAAAAAGCGGGAGAGGCGGTTGTTTTATTCCCCAAAAATAAAGAATGGGAAATATTTTTGCAGGGACTCTACGGCTTTACCGATGATTTTTTAGCGGAAGGGCGGATACAGGACGAACCGCAGGAAAGAGCGGCCTTATAA
- the vapC gene encoding type II toxin-antitoxin system tRNA(fMet)-specific endonuclease VapC, whose product MYLLDTNICIFLKNRKSPQVLEKLKERIYAGIYISSITVAELQFGVYNSDYVEKNKISLLQFLAPFYILNFDDNDAEQFGKIRSELKKRGRIIGSYDMLIASQALSKKLILVTNNTGEFSRIKSLKIEDWTQAE is encoded by the coding sequence ATGTATTTATTGGATACAAATATATGCATCTTTCTTAAAAACCGAAAATCGCCGCAAGTATTGGAAAAATTAAAAGAGCGCATATATGCCGGAATTTACATTTCAAGCATAACCGTTGCCGAACTGCAATTCGGCGTATACAACAGCGATTATGTCGAGAAAAATAAAATTTCATTACTGCAATTTCTTGCACCCTTTTATATTTTGAATTTTGACGATAACGATGCCGAACAATTCGGAAAAATCCGTTCCGAATTGAAAAAGCGGGGGAGGATAATCGGTTCTTACGATATGCTCATAGCATCTCAAGCGCTCTCAAAAAAACTGATTCTTGTTACTAATAATACCGGCGAGTTTTCCCGTATAAAAAGTCTGAAAATCGAGGATTGGACACAAGCTGAATAA
- a CDS encoding helix-turn-helix domain-containing protein gives MKQEAGKWLKKLRTERKITLEQLSKKTGLSVGFLSQFERGLTSIAIDTLEKIAAVFNVTLDYFISPKKTQPSVTLKNYALEVSDIISSNIIIRTINNNITDKVLFPRLIEMLPLPESEPIKTYTHEGEEFVYVLEGILTLLHKNQEYTLYPGDSAHYLSTEKHNWVNKTNNVVKFLCVSTPNPFAK, from the coding sequence ATGAAGCAAGAAGCGGGAAAATGGCTCAAAAAACTGCGGACGGAACGAAAAATAACGCTTGAACAATTGAGCAAAAAAACGGGACTGTCGGTAGGTTTTTTATCGCAGTTTGAACGCGGCCTTACATCGATCGCGATCGATACGTTGGAAAAAATCGCGGCGGTATTCAACGTTACGCTAGACTATTTTATTTCTCCCAAAAAAACACAGCCCTCGGTTACGTTAAAAAACTACGCCCTCGAAGTCAGCGATATCATAAGCTCAAACATTATCATTCGGACAATCAATAATAACATTACGGACAAGGTGCTTTTTCCCCGCTTGATCGAAATGCTGCCGCTGCCCGAAAGCGAACCCATAAAAACCTACACGCACGAGGGAGAAGAATTCGTGTATGTTTTGGAAGGAATCCTTACTTTACTGCATAAAAATCAGGAATATACGCTCTATCCGGGAGACTCCGCGCATTATCTGTCTACCGAAAAACACAATTGGGTAAACAAAACCAATAATGTCGTAAAATTTTTATGCGTGAGCACGCCGAACCCTTTTGCAAAATAA
- a CDS encoding CD0519/CD1768 family membrane protein → MADASAEMKKGLKKAVGLETFITLAVIVLLFGYLGYVMGMDIVFSVMMKTGHDVLMNTSFYIMAVAILAGAVASVMAEFGVIALVNKIISPVMRPLFGLPGAAALGAVTTYISDNPAILALAADEEFDRYFTPAEKATYTNLGTTFGMGLIVTAYMLSLGKAYFSAVLIGNIGAIIGGIFSVRVMLLIAKKYYKEDRKYKITAKDAGLNMRKIRSGGTFERFMSALMDGAKSGVTLGLACASGTVLICTFVMILTFGPAGANGEYLGVAYEGVKLLPRIGAYFLPVARFLWGFNVPELLAYPFTALGAVGSAMGLTKGFLAAGFANAGTVATFTGMGICMSGFLSTHIGMLDTLKQTQFVKPAILCQLLGGLVAGVAANYLYKLICLF, encoded by the coding sequence ATGGCAGATGCATCGGCAGAGATGAAAAAAGGCCTTAAAAAGGCTGTCGGTTTGGAAACCTTTATAACGCTGGCGGTTATAGTACTGCTTTTCGGTTATTTGGGTTATGTTATGGGAATGGACATCGTTTTCAGCGTTATGATGAAAACGGGACATGATGTATTGATGAATACATCTTTTTACATTATGGCGGTTGCCATTTTAGCGGGCGCGGTTGCCAGCGTTATGGCCGAATTCGGCGTTATCGCTTTGGTGAACAAGATAATTTCGCCGGTTATGCGGCCCTTGTTCGGCTTGCCCGGAGCCGCGGCGCTCGGTGCGGTTACGACGTATATTTCCGATAACCCCGCGATTTTGGCGCTCGCAGCCGACGAAGAATTTGACCGGTATTTTACCCCTGCGGAAAAAGCCACCTATACGAACCTCGGTACGACGTTCGGTATGGGGCTTATCGTTACGGCCTATATGCTCAGCTTGGGCAAAGCGTATTTTTCCGCCGTGTTAATCGGCAATATCGGCGCAATCATCGGCGGTATCTTTTCGGTGCGCGTGATGCTCCTTATCGCGAAAAAGTACTACAAAGAAGACAGAAAATACAAAATAACGGCAAAAGACGCCGGCCTGAATATGCGTAAAATCCGCAGCGGCGGCACTTTTGAACGCTTTATGTCGGCTTTGATGGACGGCGCAAAATCCGGTGTTACGCTCGGCTTGGCTTGCGCTTCCGGTACCGTTTTGATTTGTACCTTCGTTATGATTTTGACCTTCGGTCCCGCAGGTGCCAACGGCGAATACCTCGGTGTCGCCTACGAAGGCGTAAAACTGCTTCCGCGTATCGGCGCATACTTTTTGCCCGTTGCGCGCTTTTTGTGGGGCTTTAACGTTCCCGAGTTGCTTGCCTATCCTTTTACCGCGCTGGGCGCCGTAGGAAGCGCAATGGGCTTGACCAAGGGCTTCTTGGCTGCCGGTTTTGCGAACGCCGGAACCGTAGCGACTTTTACCGGTATGGGAATTTGCATGAGCGGATTTTTAAGTACGCACATCGGTATGCTCGACACGCTCAAACAAACGCAGTTTGTAAAACCCGCCATTTTGTGCCAGCTTTTAGGCGGCTTGGTAGCGGGCGTCGCTGCAAACTATTTGTATAAATTGATTTGTCTGTTTTAA